A DNA window from Aspergillus nidulans FGSC A4 chromosome I contains the following coding sequences:
- a CDS encoding uncharacterized protein (transcript_id=CADANIAT00006907), which yields MSSSDSNLPDFEHFLSDSSTDSSSSHSFPTAVIVLLPLITGVVLMAGIWCFAVKRGARNRARTLAKEQEQEQQSNPHGSGAGAGETLIHMQQIPPVVVRPGERHGVGDGVRNEVEDAPPPYSVAVQSADRSR from the coding sequence ATGTCATCATCCGACTCGAACCTTCCAGACTTCGAGCATTTTCTCTCCGACTCGAGCACAGATAGCTCCTCGAGCCACAGCTTCCCAACGGCTGTCATCGTGCTGCTTCCCCTTATAACCGGCGTTGTCTTGATGGCTGGGATCTGGTGCTTTGCCGTGAAACGTGGAGCCCGGAACCGGGCTCGGACTCTAgcgaaggagcaggagcaggagcagcagtcCAATCCTCATGgcagtggagctggagctggagagaCGCTGATTCATATGCAGCAGATTCCACCTGTTGTAGTTAGGCCCGGGGAACGGCATGGGGTTGGTGATGGGGTTAGgaatgaggttgaggatgcGCCGCCTCCTTACTCGGTGGCGGTGCAATCGGCGGACAGGAGCAGATAA
- a CDS encoding uncharacterized protein (transcript_id=CADANIAT00006908), translated as MVMSTSAAPTPSASASAPQTANSNGSIACANTVATLTGTCPCGSISVTVTDRSLEGKHGQRDSNPNLTIDAEKTAIQDRQKTLKMYFDLDTMSGRQIEKFFCSSCGCPIMSMTALLPGQVNLTMGLFPRIPASGFETTSSAFQPHRHQNPHPRSLEGRLDDVVQWSAKANAGLA; from the exons ATGGTCATGTCTACTAGTGCCGCACCCACaccctcagcctcagcctcagccccGCAAACCGCCAACTCCAATGGTTCCATCGCATGCGCAAACACCGTTGCAACGCTCACGGGGACATGCCCCTGCGGCTCAATATCTGTCACAGTCACCGATCGCTCATTGGAAGGCAAACACGGGCAAAGGGACAGCAACCCCAACCTCACCATTGACGCTGAGAAAACAGCGATTCAAGATCGACAGAAGACCCTGAAAATGTATTTTGATTTGGATACAATGAGCGGACGGCAGATCGAGAAATTTTTCTGTTCGAGTTGCGGTTG TCCCATCATGTCGATGACCGCTCTATTACCGGGACAGGTGAATCTGACCATGGGGCTGTTTCCACGGATCCCTGCGTCTGGGTTCGAGACGACTTCGTCTGCTTTCCAGCCCCATCGCCATCAAAATCCTCACCCTCGATCACTTGAAGGCAGGTTAGACGATGTCGTGCAATGGAGTGCTAAGGCAAATGCGGGGTTAGCATGA
- a CDS encoding uncharacterized protein (transcript_id=CADANIAT00006909): protein MSSINFSPLPSSPAASSPLAAPSFTSYFNLLTRKRQQKKMSITQTYYLAHTARRKLTREASRADHDLRLLVGHANLLDSLMLDLADAEQEQERWFNQTVSGATKGAYRSENQHHIQWAETLVEEPEEDWDPSEDLSDEDSDLSEEEDSDFEENYAPVRRRAPSPVAIVTETELEDYDSDSDSEYDYDDAEDLDELALTRSPSRQPPELSHDEDDSEDDSMPPSPPQPVLESFDEKQAHTEVTLADPDFEHRYYVRPAQPMIEAC from the coding sequence ATGTCCTCAATAAATTTCTCTCCACTTCCCTCGTCTCCTGCTGCCTCTTCACCCTTGGCTGCTCCCTCCTTCACATCCTATTTCAACCTGCTCACTCGCAAGCGgcaacaaaagaaaatgagCATCACACAAACATACTACCTCGCCCACACCGCCCGGCGGAAGCTGACCCGAGAGGCGTCCCGGGCGGACCACGACCTGCGCCTGCTTGTTGGTCACGCAAACCTTCTCGACTCACTGATGCTCGACCTGGCCGACGCCgaacaggagcaggaacgCTGGTTCAATCAGACAGTCAGCGGAGCGACCAAGGGAGCTTACCGCTCCGAGAACCAGCACCACATCCAATGGGCCGAAACATTAGTTGAAGAGCCCGAGGAGGACTGGGATCCATCAGAAGACCTCTCCGATGAGGATTCCGATCtcagcgaggaggaagactcAGATTTTGAAGAGAACTATGCGCCCGTGCGACGACGAGCACCTTCACCTGTTGCCATTGTTACCGAGACCGAGCTTGAAGACTACGACTCCGACTCGGATTCAGAGTATGACTACGATGACGCCGAGgatctcgatgagctcgCCCTAACGCGATCACCATCGCGGCAACCGCCCGAACTGTCgcacgacgaggacgactcAGAGGACGACAGTATGCCTCCATCACCGCCACAGCCAGTTCTCGAGTCATTCGACGAGAAGCAAGCACACACCGAGGTCACTCTCGCAGACCCAGACTTCGAACACCGATATTACGTACGGCCAGCGCAACCGATGATTGAAGCATGTTGA
- a CDS encoding uncharacterized protein (transcript_id=CADANIAT00006910) yields the protein MKAFFAISASTLLATVHGHGYLTVPASRTRLGFEAGIDTCPECSILEPVDAWPNVTEAQVGRSGPCGYNARVSVDYNQPGDNWGNEPVVTYKAGDIVEVQWCVDNNGDHGGMFTYGICQDQELVDKFLDPDYLPTEEEKQAAEDCFLQGELKCGDVDGQECEYSPDCGEGEACYRNDWFTCNAFEADSDRGCQGVDGAELNSCKTTIAGGYTVTKKIKIPDYTSEHTLLRFRWNSFQTPQIYLHCADPTIEGGMEVRMRMIVMHGSFGVDTQHSFGHSFGFQGEGVYRAYRYIRGVAIIQMNLNINASLLPQPTLPIRGWSTRNIQHT from the exons ATGAAGGCCTTCTTCGCTATTTCAGCAAGCACCCTGCTCGCCACCGTGCATGGCCACGGCTACCTGACCGTGCCCGCCAGCCGCACCCGTCTGGGCTTCGAG GCCGGGATTGATACCTGCCCTGAATGCTCGATCCTCGAGCCCGTCGATGCGTGGCCCAACGTGACAGAGGCGCAAGTCGGCCGCAGCGGCCCCTGCGGTTACAACGCCCGCGTCAGCGTCGACTACAACCAGCCCGGTGATAACTGGGGCAACGAGCCCGTGGTCACCTACAAGGCCGGCGATATTGTCGAGGTGCAGTGGTGCGTCGATAACAACGGCGACCACGGGGGCATGTTCACGTACGGGATCTGCCAGGACCAGGAACTGGTCGACAAGTTCCTGGACCCCGATTACTTGCccaccgaggaggagaagcaggcaGCTGAAGACTGTTTTCTTCAGGGTGAGCTGAAGTGTGGAGACGTCGACGGGCAGGAGTGCGAGTATAGCCCCGACTGCGGAGAGGGCGAGGCTTGCTACCGGAATGACTGGTTCACGTGCAATGCCTTCGAGGCGGATAGCGATAGAGGCTGTCAGGGGGTGGATGGCGCGGAGCTGAACTCGTGCAAGACGACAATTGCCGGAGGGTATACGGTgaccaagaagatcaagatccCAGACTATACGTCGGAACATACGCTGCTGCGGTTCAGGTGGAACTCGTTCCAGACGCCGCAGATTTATTTGCACTGTGCGGATCCCACTATTGA AGGTGGAATGGAGGTGCGAATGCGGATGATAGTGATGCATG GGTCTTTCGGAGTTGATACGCAGCATTCCTTTGGCCATTCCTTTGGCTTCCAGGGGGAGGGCGTTTATCGCGCCTATAGGTACATCAGAGGCGTTGCAATTATACAAATGAACCTGAATA TCAATGCCAGCCTCCTTCCTCAGCCCA CCCTACCTATCCGAGGGTGGAGTACACGAAACATCCAGCATACTTGA
- a CDS encoding Zn(II)2Cys6 transcription factor (transcript_id=CADANIAT00006911) — translation MSASNQPLRVAPKRLRATHTKSRQGCYTCKSRRVKCDEAKPICGACALRGEPCGFPPDTSRQPRRERDDASGGTTSRQAQREPPSVSNARSPHALEFDLSPAPSNVAAEANSQSMNMVDLQLLSYFMIHTGKNMSLIPSRQKVWQTVIPRLAARHEFLMHLLLALAGLDYFHPDGNPDADLAVGSESRADQSTSISVEHHLQLVVRHHQCGLQGFRNQLSALSDSNCHEVFSGSLLLVGFAFASLRMRNWNDSHTSPLPPLRKPRLDWIYLIRGLTAVVEQCWPSLRMGPLREMLQYPGATEDWKMYPEKMSTTVIPRGCSPRISRFCQGAYRALARLQALEGSTPSSSAEDSPESRPSGLKDGLDLVESVYMRILYLAQFSRDEKCTSIELQADMEDAAVMGWPQALSEEFLATLGDPDIAPNISLVILAYLYLTLALFEAAWFLNGAFDEDIQKIDALCKSYGDRTLISLMEWPVSVING, via the exons ATGAGTGCCAGTAATCAGCCACTCAGAGTCGCCCCGAAGAGGTTACGTGCCACTCACACAAAATCCCGTCAAGGATGTTATACGTGCAAGTCGCGCAGGGTTAAA TGCGATGAAGCAAAGCCCATATGTGGTGCCTGCGCCTTAAGAGGTGAGCCCTGTGGCTTCCCGCCAGACACTTCTCGCCAACccaggagggagagggacGATGCGTCTGGAGGCACTACGTCCAGGCAGGCCCAAAGAGAGCCTCCTTCGGTCTCCAATGCCAGATCACCCCATGCCCTGGAGTTTGATCTGTCTCCTGCGCCGTCAAATGTCGCGGCCGAGGCGAACTCTCAATCAATGAACATGGTCGATCTGCAGCTTCTGTCGTACTTCATGATCCATACCGGCAAAAATATGTCGTTGATTCCATCTCGGCAAAAGGTATGGCAAACTGTTATCCCTAGGCTGGCGGCACGCCATGAATTCCTCATGCATCTCTTATTGGCATTGGCCGGGCTGGATTATTTTCATCCTGATGGCAACCCTGACGCAGACCTTGCTGTGGGGAGTGAGTCAAGGGCGGATCAATCCACTTCGATAAGCGTAGAGCATCACCTGCAGCTCGTTGTCAGACACCATCAATGCGGTCTTCAGGGGTTCAGGAACCAACTATCCGCCCTGTCTGACTCCAACTGTCATGAAGTCTTCTCCGGGTCATTACTCCTCGTTGGTTTTGCTTTTGCGTCGTTACGAATGAGGAACTGGAATGATTCACATACATCCcctctgccgccgctgaGAAAACCGCGGCTCGACTGGATATACCTCATTCGTGGCTTGACCGCCGTCGTCGAACAGTGCTGGccgagtttgaggatgggTCCGTTAAGGGAGATGCTGCAGTATCCCGGGGCGACCGAGGACTGGAAAATGTACCCCGAGAAGATGTCCACTACAGTCATACCTCGTGGATGCTCTCCCAGGATTTCCAGATTCTGCCAGGGTGCATACAGAGCTTTGGCTCGTCTACAGGCCTTGGAAGGGTCAACGCCGTCTTCGTCAGCTGAAGACTCACCCGAATCCCGCCCCTCTGGACTGAAAGATGGGCTTGATCTCGTCGAGTCGGTTTACATGAGAATCCTCTATCTAGCGCAATTTTCCAGAGACGAGAAATGCACATCCATCGAACTCCAGGCTGACATGGAGGATGCGGCCGTTATGGGGTGGCCGCAAGCGCTCTCAGAGGAGTTCCTTGCAACTCTCGGAGACCCGGACATAGCACCAAACATATCGCTGGTCATCCTTGCGTATCTTTATCTGACCCTAGCGCTTTTTGAAGCCGCGTGGTTCCTCAATGGCGCCTTtgatgaggatatccagAAAATCGATGCCCTTTGCAAGTCCTATGGCGATAGGACTCTTATTTCGCTGATGGAATGGCCTGTTTCAGTGATCAACGGCTGA
- a CDS encoding RTA1 domain-containing protein (transcript_id=CADANIAT00006912), with the protein MSSAESSQEVYFALYRYTPSIPAAAVFVAVFVALAVFHGIVLVRHRALFFTPFIVGLIFEAAGYAARIFSHYDTLALGPYIVQTMLILVAPPLFAASIYMTLGRVIFRLEAEWASMIRVKYITKIFVVGDVVSFLLQCGGGGYMAAGSLSAMENGERIVIAGLAVQLLFFGFFMFLSAVFHYRVKSDTQHSVRPIAAHSRFSSSWEAMMWCLYGACILIFVRSVFRVIEFVQGNDGYIMKREYLLYVFDAVLMALQAILLLLAYPGAVVKGSRRTGDVALNSRGESSDGMLPAGSGKREPC; encoded by the exons ATGAGCTCCGCAGAATCATCGCAAGAGGTCTACTTCGCCTTATACCGCTATACCCCGTCCATTCCCGCAGCCGCAGTGTTTGTCGCGGTATTCGTCGCATTGGCTGTCTTTCATGGCATTGTCCTCGTGCGCCACCGAGCCTTATTCTTCACTCCGTTCATCGTTGGACTCATTT TTGAAGCGGCTGGCTATGCAGCAAGGATATTCTCGCACTACGATACACTCGCCCTGGGCCCATATATCGTGCAAACGATGCTCATCCTCGTGGCGCCCCCTCTTTTCGCAGCGTCAATCTACATGACCTTGGGCCGAGTGATCTTCCGCCTTGAGGCCGAATGGGCGTCCATGATTCGCGTGAAGTATATCACCAAAATATTTGTCGTCGGAGATGTGGTCTCTTTCCTTCTGCAATGTGGAG GTGGCGGGTACATGGCGGCTGGTTCACTGTCGGCCATGGAGAACGGCGAGCGCATTGTGATTGCTGGTCTTGCAGTCCAGCTACTTTTCTTCGGGTTCTTTATGTTCCTCAGCGCGGTGTTCCACTATCGAGTCAAATCCGACACCCAACACTCTGTTCGGCCCATCGCCGCACACTCGCGCTTTTCCAGTTCCTGGGAGGCGATGATGTGGTGTCTATACGGAGCCTGCATCCTGATCTTCGTCAGGTCGGTATTTCGCGTGATTGAGTTCGTGCAAGGCAATGATGGGTACATCATGAAGAGGGAGTACCTGCTTTATGTGTTTGATGCGGTGCTCATGGCACTACAAGCAATACTGCTTCTCTTGGCCTATCCGGGAGCGGTTGTCAAGGGCAGCCGAAGGACTGGCGATGTTGCATTGAATTCGCGGGGCGAATCGTCAGATGGGATGCTTCCCGCAGGATCGGGGAAGCGAGAGCCATGCTAA
- a CDS encoding protein CYP671B1 (transcript_id=CADANIAT00006913) gives MNSLLFREALQHASSTDISKLLLSAATLGVLSHVSLFRSLPVEEYLYGLLGLYTATVVAVTVLYLTATAFSPLQVLLRVGCISAAFNTGLASSIAIYRLFFHRLRRFPGPRLSKLSRFYDAYLAGKGLQYHVEIAEMHKRYGDFFRTGPREICIVRKSAVPLLLSPQSKCGKSTFYAQAQTEAEYCNVHQTRDFEDHRRRRKAWDRGLSVKALATYEPSIRAKADLLVLHIEKNRGRAIDATKWSMFLSFDIMGKVGFGKEFNNLSTGVEHPGIKAIHDHMAILGVMCHVPWLLNLISNLPGASFSMAEFFKWCEDEIVQKHRSWDIKETPQDITSWLLKAYVHKEVSAAPTANALHEDSRAVIVAGSETTATTLASILYFLCKNPEILAKLQLLLDEAMPGGSSEWTYDKIKTISYLDDIINETLRLRPAILTGGYRVTPAEGLQVDEVYIPGDVNVFVPTQLIQTDERYYVDAKRFVPERWNEKKEMIQDGAPYFPFLYGPYVCPKKNLALMSLRISVSKLAQLYDIHFAPGENGELFETRTLDTFTTTLPPLHVQFLSR, from the exons ATGAATTCATTACTCTTCAGAGAAGCCTTGCAGCATGCTTCAAGTACTGATATTTCCAAGCTTCTGCTGTCAGCTGCAACTTTGGGCGTCCTTTCCCATGTCTCATTGTTCCGCAGTTTACCCGTGGAGGAGTACTTATATGGCCTGCTCGGTTTATATACTGCAACAGTGGTTGCTGTAACGGTTTTATATCTTACTGCTACAGCCTTTTCCCCGCTACAAGTTCTTCTCCGTGTGGGATGCATCTCAGCAGCATTTAATACAGGTCTAGCATCCAGCATCGCGATCTATCGGTTGTTCTTCCATCGTCTGCGTCGCTTTCCTGGTCCTCGGCTATCCAAACTTTCTCGTTTCTACGATGCGTACCTTGCTGGAAAAGGCCTGCAATACCATGTGGAAATCGCCGAAATGCACAAGAGATATGGAGACTTTTTCAGAACCG GCCCGCGAGAGATATGCATCGTCCGCAAATCCGCAGTCCCACTGCTCCTATCTCCCCAGTCTAAATGCGGAAAATCAACATTCTACGCTCAGGCACAAACAGAGGCAGAATACTGCAACGTCCACCAAACGCGTGACTTCGAGGATCATCGCAGACGGCGAAAGGCGTGGGATCGCGGACTCAGCGTCAAAG CCCTTGCAACATACGAGCCGAGCATCAGAGCCAAAGCAGATCTTCTGGTCTTGCACATCGAGAAAAACAGAGGGCGGGCAATCGATGCTACCAAGTGGTCCATGTTCCTCAGTTTCGATATAATGGGCAAAGTTGGGTTCGGAAAAGAGTTCAATAACTTGTCCACCGGCGTGGAACACCCGGGGATCAAAGCCATCCATGACCACATGGCTATACTGGGAGTGATGTGCCACGTCCCATGGCTTTTGAATCTGATTAGCAACCTTCCTGGAGCAAGTTTTTCAATGGCCGAATTCTTTAAATGGTGTGAAGATGAAATCGTACAAAAACACAGA AGCTGGGACATCAAAGAAACCCCGCAAGATATAACCTCGTGGCTTTTGAAAGCGTACGTACACAAGGAGGTGTCGGCTGCTCCCACAGCGAACGCGCTGCATGAGGACTCTCGAGCAGTTATAGTGGCCGGCAGTGAAACCACAGCCACAACATTAGCCTCAATCCTCTACTTTCTCTGTAAAAATCCAGAGATCCTAGCgaagcttcagcttctcctaGACGAGGCCATGCCCGGCGGGTCCTCGGAGTGGACTTATGACAAAATCAAAACTATCAGTTACCTCGACGACATCATTAACGAAACGCTTCGGCTGCGGCCTGCTATTCTGACGGGTGGGTACCGCGTTACACCGGCAGAAGGATTGCAGGTAGACGAGGTTTACATTCCTGGCGATGTGAACGTCTTTGTTCCTACTCAGTTGATCCAGACGGACGAGCGGTACTATGTCGATGCGAAGCGCTTTGTCCCTGAGCGATGGAATGAAAAAAAGGAGATGATTCAAGATGGAGCTCCATATTTTCCATTTTTATACG GACCTTATGTCTGCCCTAAAAAAAATCTTGCTCTTATGAGCCTTAGAATCTCAGTTTCTAAGTTGGCGCAGCTCTATGACATACATTTCGCACCGGGTGAGAATGGGGAGCTTTTCGAGACTAGGACACTGGATACATTTACCACTACACTGCCGCCATTGCACGTTCAGTTTTTAAGTCGATGA